A window of bacterium contains these coding sequences:
- a CDS encoding type II toxin-antitoxin system mRNA interferase toxin, RelE/StbE family, translating to MWKIKIHYLVLKEDFKKIDRHDHSVILKTIYKKLSIEPGKYGAPLRGNLKGYWKLKISHYRVVYRIEKKLIQVLVLKVGMRRDEEVYKEMFRRIKK from the coding sequence ATGTGGAAGATAAAGATTCATTATCTTGTTCTCAAAGAAGATTTTAAGAAAATAGATAGGCATGACCATTCCGTTATCCTCAAAACAATCTACAAAAAATTAAGTATTGAGCCGGGAAAATATGGAGCTCCTCTTCGCGGTAACTTGAAAGGATATTGGAAATTAAAAATATCACATTACCGAGTTGTGTATCGTATAGAAAAGAAATTAATTCAAGTTCTGGTTTTAAAAGTCGGCATGCGTAGAGACGAAGAAGTTTATAAAGAAATGTTTCGTCGAATAAAAAAATAA
- a CDS encoding type II toxin-antitoxin system Phd/YefM family antitoxin — translation MITVKENTTFVGVSELRSGIEKILEKARKGLVIIEKRHKPAAVIMSNEEYEHIQHVLDTAEDLVLGFIADKRYKSGTAGDYIDIETLLK, via the coding sequence ATGATAACTGTTAAGGAAAATACTACGTTTGTGGGGGTTTCGGAGCTCAGGTCAGGGATTGAGAAAATACTTGAAAAAGCGCGTAAAGGACTTGTGATTATCGAAAAAAGACATAAACCAGCTGCTGTTATTATGTCAAATGAAGAATATGAACATATTCAGCATGTATTAGACACTGCTGAAGATCTTGTTCTTGGCTTCATTGCTGATAAACGCTACAAGAGCGGCACGGCTGGGGATTATATTGATATTGAAACCCTTCTGAAATAA
- a CDS encoding TaqI-like C-terminal specificity domain-containing protein: MSRDILDSIINDFDSEKFARFFREKNRSAFAPRKEELLHYDDEDFKNGLKLGEIAFTDAKLFVCTFQVSNPLSERSGKKAQYEKAKKILKIHREYSAGIFIFYDANGNFRFSLIYDIPHGNKRDWSNFRRFTYFVSKEFTNKTFLKQIGESDFSSLEKIKEAFSVEKVTKEFYEDIANWYFWAVKHSTFPKDAEVENGRNIAVIRLITRIIFIWFMREKENLVPNDLFKENKIKTILKDISSDVSTYYKAVLQNLFFATLSTKKNERDFRNEKRFQGKNKDFGNQYVYRYHGLFSSPDEIKTYFGKIPFLNGGLFECLDDGINNYYVDGFTERKEYQPIIPNFLFFGGEQKADLNTAYGTKNKTYKVRGLLNILSSFNFTIDENSPDDQDIALDPELLGRVFENLLASFNPETSTTARKATGSYYTPREIVDYMVSESLKAYFKTHLSAISDLDKKIEQLFSTGSEENPFDKSESKKIVELIESVRIVDPAVGSGAFPMGALNKLVFILNKVDPGNELWKHAQLSAADTIPDPRIKQDTKNRIEEFFKGKNADYGRKLYLIQKCIYGVDIQQIAVEIAKLRFFISLLVDEKIDRNHPDGNWGIEPLPNLDFKIMQGNSLLEEYEGVKLFDEKFITSIDFDKQKLIGSIKQKQSELQKEYLDLHAKNKLTKIKQAELNEELKKLDKQLKGLNKQDNKTEEATGLFDVQNEAKQKREMLKRLHKEFFETNEKETKEKIKKQIEKIGWDLIEATLKEQDKTSELKKIEQFKKSNTKPFFLWKLHFADVFENGGFDIVIANPPYIGEKGHKEIFDPVHSGNLKKYYQGQMDLFYFFFHLALNLGKQDSSVAFITTNYYPTATGARNLRIDLSNRATIKQLINFGELKIFESALGQHNMITIFQKENNKNAIAKTRITKRKGDSSSEILQAIVEGTDTQTDYFQVAQGDLYDGEEYYIRLAGNSMESNDPTQSTINKIKQQGVLLSMLCNVNVGLYTGADKVSNSYIQKYSLKMDKNEGIFIITREEMKMLNLNSLERSKISSFYKNSDIFRWHTKQNPDLFLINISYPENKDIDLKKIPNIFRHVSKYEKILRHRKSNDNGLRAVIAAGYWWSFTIRQIDFNKPKIVVPQRSPRNTFGYNEVPWYASADVYFITEKDKSVSLKYILALLNSKLYYLWLYNRGKRKGETLELYQQPLSEIPIKKISLDDQKSFIEIVDKILLITKAINYLENPEKKEEVKEYERQIDQMVYKLYGLTEEEVALVEAV; encoded by the coding sequence ATGAGCAGGGATATTTTAGACAGCATAATTAATGATTTTGACTCTGAAAAATTCGCCAGATTTTTTCGTGAAAAGAACAGATCCGCTTTTGCGCCAAGAAAAGAAGAACTGCTTCATTATGATGATGAAGATTTTAAAAACGGCTTGAAGCTTGGCGAGATTGCGTTTACGGATGCAAAATTGTTTGTATGCACTTTTCAGGTATCCAATCCGCTCTCTGAAAGAAGCGGCAAAAAGGCGCAGTATGAGAAAGCCAAGAAGATTCTAAAAATCCATCGGGAATATAGCGCAGGCATTTTTATTTTCTATGATGCAAACGGCAATTTCCGTTTTTCTTTGATTTACGATATCCCTCATGGAAATAAAAGAGATTGGAGCAATTTCCGCAGATTTACTTATTTTGTCAGCAAGGAATTTACAAACAAAACATTTCTCAAGCAGATTGGCGAAAGCGACTTCTCGTCATTGGAAAAAATCAAGGAAGCGTTTAGTGTTGAGAAGGTTACCAAAGAGTTTTATGAAGATATTGCCAACTGGTATTTTTGGGCGGTTAAGCATAGTACTTTTCCGAAAGACGCTGAGGTGGAGAACGGCAGAAACATAGCAGTCATTCGCCTTATTACCAGAATTATTTTTATCTGGTTTATGCGAGAAAAAGAAAATTTGGTCCCAAATGATTTATTTAAAGAGAATAAGATCAAAACAATTCTTAAAGATATATCATCAGACGTTTCAACTTACTATAAAGCAGTTTTGCAGAACCTATTCTTTGCCACATTAAGTACCAAAAAAAATGAAAGAGATTTTCGCAATGAAAAAAGATTCCAAGGGAAAAATAAAGATTTTGGAAATCAGTATGTGTATCGTTATCACGGTCTTTTTAGTTCACCGGACGAAATTAAAACTTACTTTGGAAAAATTCCCTTTTTAAATGGTGGTCTTTTTGAATGTTTAGATGATGGAATAAATAATTATTATGTTGACGGTTTTACTGAGAGAAAAGAATATCAACCAATAATTCCGAATTTCCTTTTTTTTGGCGGGGAGCAAAAAGCAGATCTCAATACCGCTTACGGCACAAAAAACAAAACCTACAAAGTTAGAGGGCTTTTAAACATTCTTTCATCGTTTAATTTTACTATTGATGAGAACTCCCCGGATGATCAGGACATAGCTCTTGACCCCGAGCTTTTGGGTAGAGTCTTTGAAAATCTTTTGGCAAGTTTTAATCCGGAAACATCCACCACTGCTCGTAAAGCTACCGGCAGTTATTACACCCCGAGAGAAATCGTTGATTATATGGTATCAGAGTCGCTTAAGGCGTATTTTAAAACGCATCTTTCGGCTATTTCCGATTTAGATAAAAAAATAGAGCAGCTTTTTTCAACAGGAAGCGAAGAAAATCCTTTTGACAAATCGGAGTCAAAAAAGATCGTAGAACTGATTGAAAGTGTCAGAATTGTTGATCCTGCGGTTGGTTCCGGCGCGTTTCCAATGGGCGCGCTTAATAAATTGGTATTTATCTTAAATAAAGTTGATCCGGGTAATGAGCTTTGGAAACATGCCCAGCTTTCGGCGGCGGATACAATACCCGATCCGCGCATCAAACAAGATACCAAAAACCGTATTGAAGAATTTTTCAAAGGTAAAAACGCGGATTACGGACGAAAACTGTACTTGATCCAAAAATGTATTTATGGAGTGGATATTCAACAGATTGCGGTAGAGATCGCCAAACTGCGTTTTTTTATTTCGCTTTTGGTAGATGAAAAAATTGACAGAAATCATCCTGATGGGAATTGGGGCATTGAACCATTGCCGAATCTTGATTTTAAAATTATGCAGGGCAATAGCCTGCTTGAAGAGTATGAGGGCGTAAAACTTTTTGATGAAAAATTTATTACTAGTATTGATTTTGATAAACAAAAACTCATTGGATCAATAAAACAGAAACAGTCAGAATTGCAAAAAGAATATTTAGATCTTCACGCAAAAAATAAACTTACAAAAATTAAGCAGGCAGAATTAAATGAAGAGTTAAAAAAACTTGATAAACAATTGAAAGGTTTAAACAAACAGGACAATAAAACTGAAGAAGCCACGGGGCTCTTTGACGTCCAAAATGAGGCAAAACAAAAAAGAGAGATGTTGAAGCGACTTCACAAAGAATTTTTTGAAACTAATGAGAAAGAAACAAAGGAGAAAATTAAAAAACAGATTGAGAAAATTGGGTGGGATCTGATTGAAGCCACGCTTAAAGAGCAGGACAAAACATCTGAACTTAAAAAAATAGAGCAATTCAAAAAATCAAACACAAAACCATTCTTTCTCTGGAAACTTCATTTTGCAGATGTTTTTGAAAATGGTGGTTTTGATATTGTAATTGCCAATCCGCCGTATATTGGTGAAAAAGGTCATAAAGAAATTTTCGACCCAGTTCATAGCGGAAATCTTAAGAAATATTATCAAGGCCAGATGGATCTATTTTATTTCTTTTTTCACCTTGCCCTAAATCTTGGGAAACAGGATTCTAGTGTTGCTTTTATAACCACAAATTATTATCCGACCGCTACCGGTGCACGGAATCTGCGGATAGACCTTAGTAATCGTGCGACGATTAAACAACTCATTAATTTTGGCGAGTTAAAGATTTTTGAATCCGCCCTTGGTCAGCACAATATGATCACGATTTTTCAAAAAGAAAACAATAAAAACGCTATAGCTAAAACTCGTATTACAAAAAGGAAGGGGGATTCTAGCTCGGAGATACTACAGGCAATTGTCGAAGGAACAGATACACAAACAGATTATTTCCAAGTAGCTCAAGGCGATTTATATGATGGAGAAGAATACTACATTAGATTGGCTGGTAATTCTATGGAGAGTAATGATCCGACTCAGTCTACTATTAACAAAATTAAGCAGCAAGGCGTATTATTGTCGATGTTGTGCAATGTAAACGTGGGGCTATATACAGGGGCTGATAAGGTAAGCAATAGTTACATTCAAAAGTATTCGTTAAAGATGGATAAGAATGAAGGTATTTTTATTATAACCAGGGAAGAGATGAAGATGTTGAACCTGAATAGTCTTGAACGATCTAAAATTAGTTCTTTTTACAAAAACTCTGATATTTTCAGGTGGCATACCAAACAAAACCCCGATTTATTTTTAATCAATATATCTTATCCTGAGAACAAAGACATAGACCTCAAAAAAATTCCCAATATATTTAGACACGTTTCAAAATACGAGAAAATTTTACGGCACAGAAAGTCTAACGACAATGGACTACGTGCGGTAATCGCGGCTGGTTATTGGTGGTCGTTTACAATCAGGCAAATTGATTTCAATAAGCCTAAAATAGTTGTTCCTCAAAGAAGTCCACGAAACACCTTTGGTTATAATGAAGTCCCTTGGTATGCAAGTGCTGATGTTTATTTTATTACCGAAAAAGATAAATCAGTTTCATTAAAATACATTTTAGCTCTTCTTAATTCAAAACTCTATTATCTTTGGCTTTATAATCGGGGCAAAAGGAAAGGGGAAACACTAGAACTTTATCAGCAGCCACTTTCTGAAATTCCAATTAAAAAAATATCTCTTGATGATCAAAAATCATTTATTGAAATCGTTGATAAAATTTTGTTAATTACCAAAGCTATCAATTATTTAGAAAATCCCGAAAAAAAAGAAGAAGTCAAAGAATACGAACGTCAGATTGATCAAATGGTTTATAAGTTGTATGGATTGACGGAAGAGGAAGTTGCTTTAGTTGAGGCAGTATGA